The genomic window CCCGATTCCGCAGATGCAGTGCCACCCGATTGCCTGCCGCATCATACTCCAGCGAGCTTTCGAGTCCGTCGGTTACACTGCCCTGAAAACTCCGGAAGAAGCCATTCGGTCCGTAGACAGAAAGATCGTATGAGTTCGCCTTCCAGTCATCGCTGAGTTCCTGTTGCGGTCCAACAGTGTAGGTCCTGGGCAGATGCGCTCCCATTGCGGAACGCACCTGAAGCACGGCGGCAAGTTTGCCTGTATTCCGGAAATGGAGACGAAAGACTCCATTATTTGCATCTGCTTCACCAAATACATGAATTTCATAGGGGAGGGATCGCGCTGGCCGTGTTCCAGGCTCCTGCACCTGTATCACCTGCTCTACTGGCGGTGCGGGCTTATAGTCTGGATACCTCCTGTTATCCGGCGGCCGGTAAGCAATCGTGCTCGGAAGAGAAATCATTGCATGATTCGGAGATTGAAAATCGAACGCTGATGTGAGGTCTCCACAAACAGCCCTGCGCCACGGAGTGATGTTCGGCTCCTCCACTCCGAAACGTTGCTCCATAAAGCGAACCATTGAAGTGTGGTCGAAGACCTCAGAATTGACCCATCCCCCTTTACTCCACGGCGAGATTACCAGCATTGGAACGCGCACTCCCAACCCATAAGGCCCTTTTGGATATTTTGCATCTCCAGGGAAAATTTCGTGGACCGTGTCTACCGCCGAGAGACCGTACTCGCGTGAAAGCGGTGGCGTTGGCGGAACCATATGGTCAAAGAACCCATCATTCTCATCGTAGGTAACAAAAAATGCTGTTCTGCTCCAGACCTCTGGATTTGCCGTCAACGCATCAAGTACTTGCGAGATATACCACGCCCCATAATTTGCTGGCCAGTTGGGATGCTCAGAGTATGCCTCTGGCGCAATTACCCATGAAACCTGTGGCAGGGCACCAGTCCGTACATCTTCGCGGAAAATATCAAAGAGTGTGCCGCCGGACGAGATGTTCGTTCCAGTCTTCGCCCGATTGTGCAGCGGATGCCCTTGGCCTGCATTCTGATAGCTGCGGAAATACAGCAGTGAGTTATCACCATAATTTCCGATGTACGGGTCTTTCGCACTTCCCCATTCATTCTTTTCATCAAGACCCGTACCAATGTCCTGGTAGATTTTCCAGGTGATTCCTGCCTTCTCCAGCCGCTCCGGATATGTTGTCCATAGATATCCCACTTCTGAGTTGTCGATTGCCGGGCCATTGCCCTCGCCATCATTTCCAACCCAGCCTGTCCACATATGGTAACGATTCGGGTCCGTCGGCCCCATCAAAGAACAATAGTAGGCATCGCAAATCGTAAAAGCATCAGCCAGCGCATAGTGATAGGGAATATCGCTACGGACCAGATATGCCATGGTGGTTGGGCCTTTGCTGGGCACCCATCGGTCATGGTGACCCTCATTCCATGCAGTATGTGTCGTGGTCCAGTCGTGGGGCAGGTCTTCCAAAAATTGAAGTCCAAGGTTCGGCGCTCCGGGATGGAACGGTAGTACATGGCCCTCGCCATGCGACTGATACCAAACCGGCCTTCCGTTTGGAAGCACCACGGCACGCGGATCGCCAAAACCGCGCACTCCGCGCAGTGTTCCAAAGTAGTGGTCAAAGGAGCGGTTTTCCTGCATCAGGATAACAATGTGCTCAACATCAGTGATGTTGCCGTTGCGGTGGTTCGCAGGAATTGCAAGCGCCCTCTGGATACTGGCAGGAAATGTGGCGCTAAGTGCGCCAGTGGTAAGAAGTTTAAGAAACGTCCTTCGGTCTGTCGGCATGGATTGCACCTGCTCACCAGAATAGTAATGAATTGTTTCAAAGCAATAACAGAACAAAGTGAAAAGCATGTGGCAATACAACAGCCCCCTGCGAAGAAGCTGTTTTTGTGAAAAGCTATAGAGGCTGGCTGCGCGGTAGAAACGAACCGCATCCAAAATGCTAAACGGCAGGAGATCTTCCCATGACAAGCACAGACTTCACAGTTCTGCCCTCCGTCCCTGCGACACCAGCTTTATCTCAGGATGAGGTAACTCGTATCGATGCCTACTGGCGTGCCTGCAATTATCTATGCGCGGGGATGATTTATCTGTATGACAATCCTCTGCTGCGCGAGCCCTTGCGTCCGGAACACATCAAAAGGCGCTTGCTGGGTCATTGGGGTTCTGATCCGGGACAAACCTTTCTGTGGGTACATCTGAATCGCCTAATTAAGAAACTTGACCTGAACATGATCTATATTTCAGGCCCAGGACACGGCGCGCCAGCTACCCTGGCCAATGCGTACCTGGAAGGCACATATTCGGAGATCTATCCAGATAAGAGCCAGGACGAAGCCGGAATGCGAAAGTTCTTTCGTCAATTCTCGTTTCCAGGAGGTATCGGCAGCCACTGTACTCCAGAAACTCCTGGCTCAATTCACGAAGGAGGAGAGCTTGGTTACAGCCTGTCTCATGGGTTCGGCGCTGCCTTTGACAATCCAGATCTGATTGTTGCCGTATGCGTTGGAGATGGTGAAGCCGAGACCGGCCCTTTGGCCACATCCTGGCATTCAAATAAATTCCTCAATCCCATACGTGACGGAGCAGTGTTACCCGTCCTTCATCTGAACGGCTATAAGATCGCGAACCCGACCATCCTTGCACGAATTTCAACAGAAGAACTCGATGCCCTCTTTCGCGGCTATGGATAC from Pseudacidobacterium ailaaui includes these protein-coding regions:
- a CDS encoding phosphocholine-specific phospholipase C, giving the protein MPTDRRTFLKLLTTGALSATFPASIQRALAIPANHRNGNITDVEHIVILMQENRSFDHYFGTLRGVRGFGDPRAVVLPNGRPVWYQSHGEGHVLPFHPGAPNLGLQFLEDLPHDWTTTHTAWNEGHHDRWVPSKGPTTMAYLVRSDIPYHYALADAFTICDAYYCSLMGPTDPNRYHMWTGWVGNDGEGNGPAIDNSEVGYLWTTYPERLEKAGITWKIYQDIGTGLDEKNEWGSAKDPYIGNYGDNSLLYFRSYQNAGQGHPLHNRAKTGTNISSGGTLFDIFREDVRTGALPQVSWVIAPEAYSEHPNWPANYGAWYISQVLDALTANPEVWSRTAFFVTYDENDGFFDHMVPPTPPLSREYGLSAVDTVHEIFPGDAKYPKGPYGLGVRVPMLVISPWSKGGWVNSEVFDHTSMVRFMEQRFGVEEPNITPWRRAVCGDLTSAFDFQSPNHAMISLPSTIAYRPPDNRRYPDYKPAPPVEQVIQVQEPGTRPARSLPYEIHVFGEADANNGVFRLHFRNTGKLAAVLQVRSAMGAHLPRTYTVGPQQELSDDWKANSYDLSVYGPNGFFRSFQGSVTDGLESSLEYDAAGNRVALHLRNRGSQVCEIRILNAYTKQSTDVSLHPGKDWHKHWHLKETHGWYDFIILSGNGSGLRHQLAGHLEAGKDSVSDPAIGKNQA